One Rhodoferax ferrireducens T118 DNA segment encodes these proteins:
- a CDS encoding hybrid sensor histidine kinase/response regulator — MTPTQTLTRRLLFAIFPWYLLVALCMAVAQLAIQLISVNRDIQSDLATLGQTIAPSAAVAVWELDGQGLRSLARGIRQNAIVTGVQITAITGDLSAIDGELPEGDGEATHSPASAFNQTSVPLNYTSARGDTQLIGSLKMYSSRDVVWTRSKYSVMVTLVNSLVVTTALWLIFSWAIRFRLSDAVTQVARAVRNWRFQRRNLLVEPISYPYQDELGELVKAFNESRMQLSDSMQDLAELNQNLEAIVTVRTQELQQAKDAAEEATSAKSEFLANMSHEIRTPMNAVLGMLYLLLKTDLSPTQHNYLAKAQGAAHSLLGTINDILDISKIEAGKIDIESVEFGLDAVLGQLTDAIGYQAEQKGIEFLIRYDGSIPPFLIGDPLRLGQVLLNVCGNAVKFTEQGQVELGFLSTSQTEVGLTLQVYVRDSGIGIAREVQNTLFKKFTQADQSTTRRFGGTGLGLVISKSLVELMGGRIWIEDSQPGKGTTICFTVQLQLSEHSRARQLELIEQTGPLLKGLRMLVVDDNEASCEIMAQTLRYFHVDASTANSGPAALTILKNAAAHPFDLVLMDWRMPGMNGDEVTRRIRAEPGIAHQPKVVMVSAYGHEDVIKLAEQARVDGFLTKPVSPSTLLDTVLSVLGRGRILAGGNKQPASADTRGNSSLSGACLLLVEDNDINREFATELLRGEGIEIIEAVNGQEALDKVQQHDLDAVLMDLQMPVMDGLQATRRIRALANTPEGARFASLPIIAMTALAMPQDAQKSREAGMNDHISKPVDPEHLMATLAKWIHLPADRTSAPKPAISHPDLPQDLLGLSSLDAVEGVRRIGGKADAYRRQLRRFREHYADAVDKLRHLIATQDAHQAGDYCHLLKGVTGNIGAQALYLQVALIDAQIKKDHTPANAELEAMQVLLQQVLQDIDRLGASTKPPEASATLLDGNQLRGHLEGLKQALSYDLGSAEKILGQLFRGVSGTPLQADIAVIAGKVELFELDAAQLLLKQLQNRMKITT; from the coding sequence ATGACGCCCACCCAAACGCTGACCAGAAGGTTGCTCTTTGCGATATTCCCATGGTATTTGCTGGTGGCGCTGTGCATGGCCGTTGCACAGCTCGCCATTCAGCTCATCAGCGTCAACCGCGACATTCAAAGTGATTTGGCAACGTTAGGGCAGACGATTGCCCCCAGTGCAGCGGTTGCGGTATGGGAGCTCGATGGCCAGGGACTGCGCTCGCTAGCGCGGGGGATTCGACAAAATGCCATCGTCACGGGCGTTCAAATTACCGCGATCACAGGGGACCTCTCTGCTATCGATGGAGAGCTGCCAGAGGGCGATGGTGAGGCTACCCATTCGCCGGCAAGCGCATTCAATCAGACCTCCGTACCGCTTAACTACACCTCTGCGCGCGGGGATACCCAGTTGATTGGGAGCCTCAAGATGTACTCCAGCCGCGACGTGGTCTGGACGCGCTCCAAATACAGTGTCATGGTGACCCTGGTCAACTCACTGGTGGTCACCACCGCGCTGTGGCTTATTTTTTCGTGGGCGATCCGCTTTCGCCTGTCTGACGCCGTCACGCAAGTTGCCAGGGCTGTCAGGAACTGGCGATTCCAGCGCCGCAACCTGCTGGTTGAACCCATCAGCTACCCCTACCAGGACGAACTGGGCGAACTCGTCAAAGCCTTCAACGAAAGCCGCATGCAGCTTTCCGACTCGATGCAGGATCTGGCCGAACTCAACCAAAACCTGGAAGCCATCGTCACTGTCCGCACGCAAGAACTCCAGCAGGCAAAAGACGCTGCAGAAGAGGCCACCAGCGCCAAATCAGAATTCCTGGCCAATATGAGCCATGAAATCCGCACCCCCATGAACGCAGTGCTGGGCATGCTTTACCTGCTACTCAAAACCGATTTGTCGCCGACCCAGCACAACTACCTGGCCAAGGCGCAGGGGGCGGCGCATTCCTTGTTGGGCACCATCAACGACATCTTGGATATTTCCAAAATTGAAGCCGGCAAGATTGACATTGAAAGCGTCGAGTTTGGACTGGACGCGGTGCTGGGCCAGCTCACCGATGCCATCGGCTACCAGGCTGAACAAAAAGGCATCGAATTTCTCATCCGTTACGACGGATCGATTCCACCGTTCCTGATCGGCGACCCCTTGCGACTGGGGCAAGTGCTGCTCAATGTGTGTGGCAACGCGGTCAAATTCACAGAGCAGGGCCAGGTCGAGCTGGGTTTCCTCAGCACATCGCAGACCGAGGTCGGACTAACGCTGCAAGTCTATGTGCGCGACAGCGGCATTGGCATTGCCCGAGAAGTCCAAAACACGCTGTTCAAAAAATTCACCCAGGCTGACCAGTCCACCACCCGCCGCTTTGGTGGTACCGGGCTGGGCTTGGTCATCAGCAAAAGCCTGGTCGAACTGATGGGGGGACGCATCTGGATTGAAGACTCCCAACCTGGCAAAGGCACCACCATTTGTTTTACCGTGCAACTTCAACTATCCGAACACAGCCGGGCGCGTCAACTTGAATTGATAGAGCAGACGGGGCCGCTGCTCAAAGGCCTGCGCATGCTGGTGGTGGATGACAACGAAGCTTCGTGCGAAATCATGGCTCAAACGTTGCGCTACTTTCATGTGGATGCCAGCACGGCCAATAGCGGGCCTGCCGCGCTGACTATTTTGAAGAATGCAGCGGCCCACCCCTTTGATCTGGTGCTGATGGACTGGCGCATGCCCGGCATGAACGGCGACGAAGTCACCCGGCGCATCCGCGCAGAACCAGGCATTGCACACCAACCCAAAGTCGTGATGGTGAGCGCCTATGGTCACGAAGACGTCATCAAGCTGGCTGAACAGGCACGGGTGGACGGTTTCCTGACCAAGCCGGTATCGCCTTCCACCTTGCTGGACACCGTCTTGTCCGTTCTTGGGCGCGGGCGCATTCTGGCTGGGGGCAACAAACAACCAGCGTCTGCAGATACGCGAGGCAACAGCTCACTTTCCGGTGCGTGCCTGTTGCTGGTGGAAGACAACGACATCAATCGGGAATTCGCCACTGAACTGCTGCGCGGCGAAGGTATCGAGATCATCGAAGCCGTCAACGGCCAGGAGGCGCTCGATAAGGTGCAGCAGCACGACCTGGATGCCGTGCTGATGGACCTGCAAATGCCGGTGATGGATGGGCTGCAAGCAACGCGCCGCATTCGCGCCTTGGCCAATACGCCTGAAGGCGCACGTTTTGCCAGCCTTCCCATCATTGCCATGACGGCGCTGGCAATGCCTCAGGATGCGCAAAAGAGCCGCGAGGCTGGTATGAACGACCACATCAGCAAGCCAGTGGACCCGGAGCACCTGATGGCGACGTTGGCAAAATGGATTCATTTGCCAGCAGACAGAACCAGCGCGCCCAAGCCCGCCATCTCCCATCCAGACCTGCCGCAGGACCTGCTGGGACTGTCCAGTCTGGACGCCGTTGAAGGCGTGCGGCGCATTGGTGGAAAGGCAGATGCCTACCGCCGGCAGTTGCGTCGTTTCAGGGAGCACTATGCCGATGCGGTTGACAAGTTGAGGCACTTGATCGCAACGCAAGACGCTCACCAGGCTGGGGATTATTGCCATCTACTCAAAGGTGTCACCGGCAACATCGGGGCGCAGGCCCTGTACCTGCAAGTAGCCCTGATTGATGCGCAGATCAAAAAAGACCATACACCCGCCAACGCAGAACTGGAGGCCATGCAAGTCTTGCTGCAGCAGGTGCTTCAGGACATTGACAGACTGGGTGCCAGCACCAAGCCCCCCGAAGCATCGGCCACGTTGCTGGATGGAAACCAACTGCGTGGGCACCTGGAAGGGCTCAAGCAGGCCCTGAGCTACGATTTGGGCAGCGCCGAAAAGATACTGGGCCAATTGTTCAGAGGTGTCAGCGGCACACCGCTGCAGGCGGACATTGCGGTGATTGCCGGCAAAGTGGAACTGTTTGAGCTTGACGCTGCGCAGTTGCTGCTCAAACAATTGCAAAACCGCATGAAGATCACCACCTGA
- a CDS encoding substrate-binding periplasmic protein encodes MIENFKADSVQMSVKLCGKVFTMQIRAQFQLQGLSIDAPARRVTTSGLCTWRMLYSLVLALVCAHLLTLTTLVMAASTPLTYFPAGLIYEYRWKLLELALAHTQDGSAATQLNPYTEDITQNRGVQLLQAGAIDVIALGTNVERESQMAPVKIDILRGIVGFRIFVIRAIDQQRIANLDEQAMRQQLTFGLNSQWADVPVMRANGFTVETSTSYENLFGMLAAKRFDAFPRGLNEASRELEERKVNYPQLAVEKTKALFFPFPVYFWVKKDNKALARRIEHGLTLALVDGSFRKLFETYHAKEIAALAKEKRLVIRLSNPNLPPGNPEPDTHWWWR; translated from the coding sequence TTGATTGAGAATTTCAAGGCGGATTCTGTTCAAATGTCCGTGAAATTATGTGGGAAGGTGTTCACGATGCAAATCAGGGCGCAGTTTCAGCTTCAGGGCTTGTCTATTGACGCGCCAGCTCGGCGGGTAACTACAAGCGGATTGTGCACCTGGCGTATGCTGTATTCTTTGGTGCTTGCGTTGGTTTGCGCACATCTGCTCACTCTAACCACGCTGGTGATGGCGGCCAGCACGCCGCTGACCTATTTCCCGGCCGGGCTTATTTATGAATACCGCTGGAAGCTGCTGGAACTGGCCCTTGCGCACACGCAGGACGGATCAGCAGCCACGCAGCTAAATCCCTACACAGAAGACATTACGCAAAATCGCGGGGTGCAGCTACTGCAGGCGGGGGCAATCGACGTGATTGCCCTTGGTACCAATGTGGAGCGCGAGTCGCAGATGGCTCCCGTCAAGATCGACATCTTGCGCGGCATTGTGGGGTTTCGCATTTTTGTGATCCGCGCCATAGACCAGCAACGTATTGCCAACCTGGATGAGCAAGCTATGCGACAGCAGCTCACCTTCGGGCTGAACAGCCAGTGGGCCGATGTGCCCGTGATGCGAGCCAACGGCTTCACGGTCGAGACATCGACCAGCTATGAAAACCTGTTCGGTATGCTGGCGGCAAAACGTTTTGATGCATTTCCACGCGGTCTCAATGAGGCTTCGCGCGAACTGGAAGAACGCAAGGTCAACTACCCCCAACTGGCAGTGGAGAAAACCAAAGCGCTGTTCTTCCCCTTTCCGGTTTATTTTTGGGTCAAAAAAGACAACAAAGCACTGGCACGGCGTATTGAACATGGTCTGACGCTGGCATTGGTCGATGGTTCCTTTCGCAAGTTGTTCGAGACCTACCACGCCAAGGAAATCGCCGCCCTGGCCAAGGAAAAACGCCTGGTGATTCGCCTAAGCAACCCGAACCTACCTCCGGGCAACCCGGAGCCCGATACCCATTGGTGGTGGCGATAG
- a CDS encoding site-specific integrase, protein MRLPVLQKVPALQPAELSELTQHAVEDLLREGESQNTLASYRSALRYWAAWYGIRYGRQIDLPVPTACVLQFIVDHAQRTTDKGLVSELPAEIDQALVQAGYKGKPGALAHNTLVHRIAVLSKAHQMREFKNPCHDPKVRELLSRTRKAYAKRGALPQKKDALTKDPLQAILATCDDSLRGKRDRALLLFAWSSGGRRRSEVAGADMQFLKRVGPTAFIFTLAHSKTNQAGTDQPENGKPVLGAAGTALNDWLQAGPITSGAIFRRIRKGGHLGDALSPAAVRTIVKDRCALAGIEGDFSAHSLRSGFVTEAGRQNVPLAETMAMTGHHSLATVLGYFRSESALSSAAARLYE, encoded by the coding sequence ATGCGCCTGCCCGTCCTGCAAAAAGTCCCTGCCCTGCAGCCCGCAGAACTCAGCGAGCTCACTCAGCATGCCGTCGAGGACCTGCTGCGCGAAGGCGAGTCACAAAACACCCTGGCCAGCTACCGTAGCGCTTTGCGCTACTGGGCGGCCTGGTATGGGATTCGATACGGCCGTCAGATTGACTTACCGGTGCCGACCGCTTGCGTGCTGCAGTTCATCGTCGACCATGCTCAGCGCACTACCGACAAAGGACTCGTGTCGGAACTGCCGGCCGAGATTGACCAGGCCTTGGTCCAGGCCGGCTACAAAGGCAAGCCCGGCGCTTTGGCGCACAACACGCTGGTGCACCGGATCGCGGTGTTGTCCAAGGCCCACCAGATGCGCGAGTTCAAGAATCCCTGCCACGACCCCAAGGTGCGCGAGCTGCTGTCACGCACCCGCAAGGCCTACGCCAAGCGCGGCGCCCTGCCCCAGAAAAAGGATGCGCTGACGAAAGATCCGCTGCAGGCGATCCTGGCCACCTGCGACGACTCGCTGCGCGGCAAGCGCGACCGTGCCCTGCTCCTCTTTGCCTGGTCCAGTGGCGGGCGCAGACGTTCCGAAGTGGCGGGCGCGGACATGCAGTTTTTGAAACGGGTGGGGCCGACCGCCTTCATCTTCACCCTCGCCCACTCCAAGACCAATCAGGCTGGAACAGACCAGCCGGAAAATGGCAAGCCGGTACTGGGCGCTGCGGGGACGGCACTTAACGATTGGCTCCAGGCCGGTCCAATCACATCAGGCGCGATTTTTAGGAGAATTCGCAAGGGCGGGCATCTCGGTGACGCCCTCTCCCCCGCTGCCGTGCGCACCATCGTCAAGGACCGCTGTGCGTTGGCGGGAATTGAAGGGGATTTTTCTGCGCATTCGTTGCGATCAGGCTTTGTGACGGAGGCCGGCCGCCAGAACGTGCCACTGGCGGAAACGATGGCGATGACGGGGCATCACAGTTTGGCGACGGTGTTGGGGTATTTCCGATCTGAGAGCGCTTTGTCGAGTGCAGCCGCCCGGCTATACGAATAA
- a CDS encoding EAL domain-containing protein, whose translation MNPSTRTCILIVDDVNENLHALMNILRDDYAILAANTGEKALELARRVPQPDLILLDIKMPGMDGYSVLAHLKADPKTADIPVIFVTALADAADEARGLTLGVADYITKPVNPDLLHLRVRIQLELQRHRRQPVTFDIAHQQERQASLLVVDDVPENIHELLDALKEEYRIMVANSGPKALELVQGPTPPDLVLLDIVMPGMDGYEVCQRIKASAAGNGIPVIFVTVVDATDQKVKGFDLGAADFISKPFDIDEVRARVRTHLELARLRFSLEQLVAQRTALLNKSEEKYRILADYSPNWEYWMAPDGSYLYVSPACVHESGYAPQDFFDNAELMDTIIHPDDLSAWNKYGPAAAGTVSEPLIFRIKAKDGGERWIEHVSNRVLDTSGRSLGQRGSHRDISKRHETEQRLDFYINRDPLTGLPNRVLFREFLGRTLQRAERDQSQFALLIVNLDNFNSVNQSLGHSQGDQLLIEASKRLRTLLPDLDAVARISGDEFNIILNQGENAPPIDLVAQRMIDALGIPFNLNDSSVYVGASIGISMYPSDGRDVETLQSNAAAALHQAKSRGRGMLRFFSMEMMGRSKARLTLEAALRQSVERDELRLYYQPQVDLISGEIVGVEALVRWQHAERGLIPPNEFIPLAEESGYVVTLGDWVLRTACRQIKQWAGLGLPLRQVAVNVSAVQLSRGKLVESVKDALQETGIAPGMLELEITESSVMLDRERSLETLASLKALGVQLSIDDFGTGYSSLAYLQQLEVDKLKIDIAFVRDMTTNSNNAAIVKAVIALGHSLGLEIIGEGVETADQARHLRTLRCDIMQGYMVSRPIPGAEMTQFMRTFKPVVIPAGDQRAAG comes from the coding sequence ATGAACCCAAGCACCCGCACCTGCATTCTCATTGTTGACGATGTCAACGAGAACCTGCACGCACTAATGAACATCCTGCGCGATGACTATGCCATCCTGGCGGCCAACACGGGTGAGAAAGCCCTTGAACTGGCGCGGCGCGTGCCCCAGCCCGATCTGATTTTGCTGGACATCAAAATGCCCGGCATGGACGGGTATTCCGTTCTGGCACACCTGAAAGCCGATCCGAAAACCGCCGACATTCCGGTGATCTTTGTTACCGCTTTGGCCGATGCTGCCGACGAGGCGCGTGGCCTGACCCTGGGCGTGGCCGACTACATCACCAAACCGGTCAACCCGGACTTGCTGCATTTGCGGGTGCGCATCCAGCTTGAATTGCAGCGCCATCGCAGACAACCGGTCACTTTTGACATAGCCCACCAGCAAGAGCGCCAGGCGTCGCTCCTGGTGGTGGACGATGTGCCGGAAAACATCCACGAATTGCTGGATGCCCTCAAGGAGGAATACCGCATCATGGTGGCCAACTCAGGGCCCAAGGCCCTTGAATTGGTGCAGGGTCCGACACCACCCGACCTGGTGCTGCTGGACATTGTGATGCCCGGCATGGATGGCTACGAAGTGTGCCAACGCATCAAAGCCAGCGCCGCAGGCAATGGCATTCCGGTGATCTTTGTTACCGTGGTGGATGCAACTGATCAAAAGGTCAAAGGGTTTGACCTGGGCGCGGCCGACTTTATTAGCAAGCCATTCGACATTGATGAAGTACGCGCCCGTGTGCGCACCCATCTAGAACTGGCCCGGCTGCGCTTCTCGCTGGAGCAACTGGTGGCACAGCGCACCGCCCTGCTAAACAAAAGCGAAGAAAAGTACCGCATCCTGGCCGACTACTCACCCAACTGGGAATACTGGATGGCACCCGATGGCAGCTACCTGTATGTGTCGCCCGCTTGTGTGCACGAGTCCGGTTACGCTCCGCAAGACTTTTTCGACAATGCTGAATTGATGGACACCATCATCCATCCGGATGACCTGTCTGCCTGGAATAAATACGGTCCGGCCGCTGCGGGTACCGTGTCAGAACCGCTGATTTTTCGCATCAAGGCAAAAGACGGCGGCGAACGCTGGATCGAACACGTCTCCAACAGGGTGCTGGACACATCGGGGCGTTCACTTGGCCAACGCGGCTCGCATCGCGACATTTCCAAACGCCACGAGACCGAGCAACGACTGGATTTCTACATCAACCGCGATCCGCTCACAGGCTTGCCGAACCGGGTTCTGTTTCGTGAGTTTTTGGGCCGCACTTTGCAGCGTGCTGAGCGTGACCAGTCACAGTTCGCGCTGTTGATTGTCAATTTGGACAACTTCAATAGCGTTAACCAGAGCCTCGGTCACAGCCAGGGTGACCAACTGCTGATTGAGGCCAGCAAACGCCTGCGCACGCTGCTGCCAGACCTGGATGCCGTTGCCCGCATCAGCGGGGATGAGTTCAACATCATCTTGAACCAGGGCGAAAATGCGCCGCCGATTGATCTGGTTGCGCAGCGCATGATTGATGCCTTGGGAATCCCGTTCAATCTCAATGACAGCAGCGTCTATGTGGGTGCAAGCATCGGCATTTCCATGTACCCGTCCGATGGACGCGACGTCGAGACGCTGCAAAGCAATGCGGCGGCGGCGCTGCACCAGGCCAAGTCGCGCGGTCGAGGCATGTTGCGGTTCTTCTCCATGGAGATGATGGGCCGCTCCAAAGCGCGGCTGACGCTAGAAGCCGCACTACGCCAATCGGTCGAACGTGACGAACTTCGGCTTTACTACCAGCCGCAAGTGGACCTGATCAGCGGCGAAATAGTGGGCGTGGAAGCGTTGGTGCGCTGGCAGCATGCCGAGCGCGGCCTGATTCCACCCAACGAATTCATACCTTTGGCAGAAGAAAGTGGCTACGTGGTCACGCTGGGCGACTGGGTTTTGCGCACTGCCTGTCGGCAGATCAAGCAATGGGCAGGGTTGGGCTTGCCACTGCGCCAGGTGGCGGTGAACGTGTCTGCCGTTCAGTTAAGCCGCGGCAAACTGGTTGAGTCGGTGAAGGATGCCCTGCAAGAAACCGGCATTGCACCGGGCATGCTGGAGCTCGAAATCACGGAGAGCAGCGTCATGCTGGACCGTGAAAGGTCATTGGAGACACTGGCCAGTCTGAAAGCCCTGGGCGTACAACTATCGATTGACGACTTCGGCACAGGTTATTCGTCTCTGGCATACCTCCAGCAGTTGGAAGTCGACAAGCTCAAAATTGACATTGCCTTTGTGCGCGACATGACCACCAACAGCAACAATGCCGCCATCGTCAAGGCGGTCATCGCTTTGGGGCACAGCCTGGGTCTGGAGATCATTGGCGAAGGCGTAGAGACTGCTGACCAGGCACGCCATTTGCGCACTCTGCGCTGCGACATCATGCAGGGGTATATGGTCAGCAGGCCGATACCGGGCGCGGAGATGACACAGTTCATGCGCACCTTCAAACCCGTCGTCATCCCGGCGGGTGACCAACGTGCGGCTGGTTGA
- a CDS encoding DNA-binding protein, protein MQSKSTRGVQQEDVWTAADALIAEGLRPTIERVRQKIGRGSPNTVSPMLESWFATLGPRLGVSDGKKDSTGAELPAPVHQAVVKLWDSALRSAQEVAEQGLILAQQALARERASLEFRDADLASREQLLKERQGAIDEALQVARGQIVDLTSRLEQVHVMSIRRDGEVDALQLKLSDSDRQRMLDQRRNEEEANRHADERRRLQEHATSTERRLMTELDRERQEAKRLKSKLNEAEQCADAVAKKIQEDTQILAQRLRDAEIELRSEHQALLITHERANELRRLMDDQRISNGEALDKMSLLLTEATQREQAIVKPKKRVKSKVG, encoded by the coding sequence ATGCAATCGAAAAGTACGAGGGGTGTGCAGCAGGAGGATGTGTGGACCGCAGCCGATGCGCTGATCGCGGAGGGCCTGCGGCCGACCATTGAGCGAGTGCGGCAAAAGATCGGTCGCGGCTCGCCCAACACCGTCAGCCCGATGCTGGAGTCCTGGTTTGCAACCTTGGGCCCACGCCTGGGCGTGAGCGACGGCAAGAAGGACTCGACTGGGGCTGAGTTACCGGCGCCCGTGCACCAGGCAGTGGTCAAACTATGGGACAGCGCTCTTCGTTCAGCACAGGAAGTCGCCGAGCAAGGTCTCATACTGGCACAGCAAGCATTAGCACGCGAACGTGCTTCCCTGGAGTTTCGGGATGCAGACTTAGCGAGCCGAGAGCAACTACTCAAGGAACGACAAGGTGCCATAGACGAAGCATTGCAAGTTGCTCGTGGCCAGATCGTCGATCTGACGTCACGCTTGGAACAGGTACATGTCATGTCGATTCGCCGCGATGGCGAAGTGGACGCGCTGCAGCTCAAATTGTCGGACTCGGACAGACAGCGTATGTTGGACCAACGCCGCAACGAGGAAGAAGCCAACCGCCATGCCGACGAGCGACGGCGGCTACAAGAGCACGCTACCAGCACAGAGCGCCGACTGATGACAGAGCTTGACAGGGAGAGGCAAGAAGCCAAACGGCTGAAGTCGAAGTTGAACGAAGCGGAGCAATGTGCGGACGCCGTCGCCAAGAAGATTCAAGAGGACACGCAAATCCTAGCTCAGAGATTGCGGGATGCGGAAATTGAGCTGCGGTCTGAACACCAAGCCTTGCTGATAACACATGAACGTGCCAATGAACTTCGAAGACTAATGGATGATCAGCGGATCTCTAACGGTGAGGCGTTGGACAAGATGAGTCTATTACTGACCGAGGCAACCCAAAGGGAACAGGCAATCGTGAAGCCCAAGAAAAGGGTGAAATCCAAAGTCGGTTAA
- a CDS encoding acetyl-CoA hydrolase/transferase family protein, whose amino-acid sequence MTTRHKEQYRQKLGSADQAAALVKSGDSLFMGEFAQNVEAVDVALALRKNDLRDVILITTTRAKPLRCIEADPGRESFIWNDWHFSGLGRKYGEQGLASYIPFSYHQGPQNVMLYEQPDVAVVQVTPMDAQGFFNFSTSCSMTPAYCRRAKMVVVEVNTKAPRCLGGLDEAIHISQVDMVVEGPNSLLLQLPESQASDADRMIAGHVMELLEDGSTIQLGIGALPNIVGSMIAHSGLKDLGVHTEMLADSYVDMYEAGRITGMRKSIDRGKMVYTFAMGSQKLYDFLDNNPVAAIFPASYTNDPGVIGQNPKVVAINNAIEIDLFTQVASEAAGTRQISGTGGQLDFILGAYKSEGGKGLICINSTFKKKDGTIGSRIVPSLSAGTIVTCPRSIVHYVVTEFGYAQMKAKSTWQRAEALINISHPDFREQLIKEAESMGIWRRSNKIV is encoded by the coding sequence ATGACAACACGTCATAAGGAACAATACCGACAAAAGCTCGGCTCCGCCGACCAGGCCGCAGCCTTGGTCAAGTCGGGGGACTCGCTCTTCATGGGTGAGTTCGCCCAGAACGTGGAAGCCGTGGACGTCGCCCTTGCTTTGAGGAAAAACGATCTCAGGGATGTAATCCTGATCACCACGACCCGCGCCAAACCCCTGAGGTGCATCGAGGCCGATCCAGGCAGGGAATCGTTCATCTGGAACGACTGGCATTTTTCCGGTCTGGGCCGCAAGTATGGCGAGCAGGGCCTGGCCAGCTACATCCCGTTCAGCTACCACCAGGGCCCGCAGAACGTTATGCTGTACGAGCAGCCCGATGTCGCCGTCGTGCAGGTAACGCCGATGGATGCACAGGGTTTCTTCAACTTCTCGACCAGTTGCTCGATGACACCGGCCTACTGCCGCAGGGCCAAGATGGTCGTCGTCGAGGTCAACACGAAGGCGCCCCGATGCCTGGGCGGTCTCGACGAAGCGATCCACATCTCGCAGGTGGACATGGTCGTCGAAGGCCCCAACAGCCTGTTGCTGCAGCTGCCCGAAAGCCAGGCGAGCGACGCCGACCGTATGATCGCCGGCCACGTCATGGAACTGCTTGAAGACGGCTCAACGATCCAGCTCGGCATCGGCGCGCTTCCCAATATCGTTGGCTCGATGATCGCGCACAGCGGCTTGAAGGACCTTGGAGTGCACACCGAGATGCTGGCCGACTCTTATGTCGATATGTACGAGGCCGGTCGCATCACTGGCATGCGCAAATCCATCGACCGCGGCAAAATGGTCTATACCTTCGCCATGGGATCGCAGAAGCTCTATGACTTCCTCGACAACAACCCGGTTGCAGCGATCTTCCCGGCGTCCTATACCAACGATCCCGGCGTCATTGGCCAGAATCCCAAGGTGGTCGCGATCAACAACGCCATCGAGATCGACCTCTTCACTCAGGTCGCCAGCGAGGCCGCCGGGACGCGCCAGATATCCGGGACCGGAGGCCAGCTCGACTTCATCCTGGGGGCCTACAAATCCGAGGGTGGAAAGGGTCTGATCTGCATCAACTCGACTTTCAAGAAGAAGGACGGCACGATTGGCTCGCGAATCGTGCCGTCGCTCTCAGCCGGAACGATCGTCACTTGCCCGCGTTCGATCGTGCACTATGTTGTGACCGAATTCGGATACGCGCAGATGAAGGCCAAATCGACCTGGCAGCGGGCCGAGGCCTTGATCAACATTTCGCATCCCGATTTCAGGGAACAATTGATCAAGGAAGCCGAGTCCATGGGCATCTGGCGTCGTTCCAACAAGATCGTGTAA